TGCCGAAGTCGGCGAGCGGGGGCATCCCGGCGAGCGGGTCCGGCATGCCGTACGGGTCGCCGCCTCCGGGACCACCGCCGTACGGGGGCGGCGGGGGCGGGTAACCACCACCGCCGGGGCCACCTCCGTACGGGGGCTGCTGCGGGGGCGGGCCCCCGCCTGCTCCGGGGCCGCCCGGTCCGGAGGGTGGCGGGTACCCGCCACCGGCGGGCGGCGGCGATCCGTACGGTGACCCGCCCGACGGAGGCGTCGGTTCCTGCGGCTTCTTGAGGAACGGGTCGTCCTCGGGCGGCGGGCCCGGCGGCGGCTGGTCGGTGCTCATGGCCCGAGTCGAACCCGGGCGCGGCGGCCCCGCAACGGGACGGCGTCCGTTCGGGGTACCGGCGCCGGGCGGGCGCCGGGCGGGGCCGGCCGGAGGAGCCGGCCGGGGTCCTGTTCGTCGAAGTGGCGCCGCGGGCCGGGCGCGACGCGACGACGGCGCCTACCGGGCCACGTACGTCCTCGCCGCCTTGTCGTGCCAGGCCTGTCTGCGGGGGCGGTCGCCCAGGCATCGCAGGCCGCCCGGGAGCCCGAGGAGCGCGCACACCAGCCAGCGGCGCAGGGCCGCGCCGACGGTGGGCGGGCGGAGGGTGGCGACGGCCAGGACCCGGACCCCGCAGAGCTTCTTGCCGGGGGTCCGGCCCCAGCGGGCGGTGGGCAGGGCCTCGTAGAAGACCCCGAAGAGCAGGACGGCGGCCAGGACGAGGGCCAGGTACCCGCAGACGGTGCCGTCGAGCAGCCAGACGGTGGTGGCGCGGCCGGTCTCCCGCGCCGCCTGCACCTTGGCCTCGACGTGGGCCGTGACGGCCGGCACGAACGGCACGGCGGCGCCCGCCGCGACGCCGGCGTACACCAGCGAGTCCAGGGCGCGGGCCAGCAGCCGACGCCCCAACCCGGCGGGGCGCACGGCTCGTTGCGCCATCCGCTCGAAGACCGCCCGGTCCGTGCCGCGCGGCGCGGCCGGTGCCCCGGTGACCGCCGGGGCCGGGGCCGGGGCGGGTGCGGGGGTGGGTGCGGGGGTGGGGACAGGTGCGGGCGCCGGGGCGGGTGCGGGTACGGAGACGGGAGCGGGCGGGCCCGCCGTGTCCCGGGCGGCCGGGGGTGCGACCCGCGTGGCCTCGCCGGCGCCCCTGACGGGGGCTTCGGGGGCCGAGGAGGGCCTCGGGGTCGCCGGGGACCGCCGGGCCGCCGCGATCCCCGCCTCGGGCGGACGGGGGGCCGCGGCGGCCTCGGTGGCCTCGGGCCAGGACGAGGTGAGCCCCGAGCCGGGTCCCCCGCCCCCGGGCGCGGCGGGCCAGGCGGTCTCGGGGACGGTCGGCCGGACGGCGGCCGGAGCGGGAGCGGGCGGAGCAGCCGCGGCCGGAGCGGGTACGGGCGACGGCTCGGGCGCGGGAGCGGATACGGGTGCGGGAGCGGATACGGGTGCGGGCGGAGGGACCGGTGCGACCGGGGCCGCCGCCGGCGACCGGGCCGACAGGATGCCCACTCCCTCCGCCGACGCCTGGGCGGGCAACCGCTCGGCCGCGGCGACGGCGGACGGCCGGGCCGACGCCGTTCCGGGCCCGTACTCGTGCGGGTCCTCCTCGCGGTTGCCCCAGGACACCCGGACGTCGCGCGGACCCCCGAAGCCGGCCTGGTGCGCGGGATCCGCCTGCCACCCGGCCGCATCGGCCGCATCGACCACCGGTTGCGCCGCCCGTTCGGGCAGCGGCACGGCGCGGGGGCGGGGCGGTTCGGGCAGCGCCTCGGTCACGGAGGTCTGGTCCAGGAACACGGGACCCGTCTCGTCCGCGGGGGCGGGGCGGGCGGGGGTGGGGGCGGGACGGCTCGTGCCGGGCACCCAGGCGGAGCCGTTCCAGTACCGGACGAACCCGGGGATGGACGGATCCGGGTAGTAGCCCTCTCGGGCCGCGTGCTCGCCGTCACCAGGGGAGGCCGTCAATGTCCCCAACTCCGATCGTGGCTTGAGGCTTGTGCAGGGCAGGACCATAGCCAAGAACCCCGGCCCGACAGGTCCGGTAACGGGAGAATCCAAGCCTTCGAGCGAACGTCACTCCAACCGAACGTTTTCGGTCAGTCGACGAGTTTCGGCCAATCTGCGGCGCGATCCCGGAAGTCGCGTCATAGCCGGGCCGCCGGCGCCTCTCTGCGGGTGTGGGGTACCTCCCGGCCCCGCACGCCGAAGGCGTCGAACCGCACCGAAGTGAGGCCGCCATGCACCACCCCGTCATCGAACGCGAGTTGGAACTGAAGCTGGTCCTGTCCCCGGAGCGCAGCATCCCCGTCCCCGCCAGGCTTCTCTACCTG
This region of Streptomyces sp. NBC_00513 genomic DNA includes:
- a CDS encoding RDD family protein: MTASPGDGEHAAREGYYPDPSIPGFVRYWNGSAWVPGTSRPAPTPARPAPADETGPVFLDQTSVTEALPEPPRPRAVPLPERAAQPVVDAADAAGWQADPAHQAGFGGPRDVRVSWGNREEDPHEYGPGTASARPSAVAAAERLPAQASAEGVGILSARSPAAAPVAPVPPPAPVSAPAPVSAPAPEPSPVPAPAAAAPPAPAPAAVRPTVPETAWPAAPGGGGPGSGLTSSWPEATEAAAAPRPPEAGIAAARRSPATPRPSSAPEAPVRGAGEATRVAPPAARDTAGPPAPVSVPAPAPAPAPVPTPAPTPAPAPAPAPAVTGAPAAPRGTDRAVFERMAQRAVRPAGLGRRLLARALDSLVYAGVAAGAAVPFVPAVTAHVEAKVQAARETGRATTVWLLDGTVCGYLALVLAAVLLFGVFYEALPTARWGRTPGKKLCGVRVLAVATLRPPTVGAALRRWLVCALLGLPGGLRCLGDRPRRQAWHDKAARTYVAR